A window of Metabacillus sp. B2-18 contains these coding sequences:
- a CDS encoding calcium/sodium antiporter, giving the protein MSYLLLIVGIALLIKGADFFVDGASSIARALHVSPLLIGLTIVAFGTSSPEATVSIIAALEENAGVAIGNVVGSNILNITFVVGVTALINPLKVENETIRKEIPFTLLASVALLILVSDVTLQSLEANFITRSDGLIFLLFFAVFLYYIFEVARNSREKIKEEASVSKTSPPSWGKNSIYTIGGLVAIIIGGDLVVDHATVIAYSFGMSETLVGLTIVAIGTSLPELITSITAAIKKEGDIALGNIVGSNIFNILFVLGAASVISPLAVDSKIFVDLILMIVLTLILLVFSRTSFRVGRREGTFLVVAYILYMIYIIIRN; this is encoded by the coding sequence ATGTCCTATCTTTTATTAATCGTAGGTATTGCTTTACTTATTAAGGGGGCAGATTTTTTCGTTGATGGGGCATCAAGTATTGCTCGTGCTTTACATGTGTCGCCATTACTAATTGGGTTGACGATCGTTGCTTTTGGAACTAGTTCACCGGAAGCAACTGTAAGTATCATTGCTGCATTAGAGGAAAATGCAGGAGTTGCAATAGGGAATGTAGTGGGAAGTAATATTTTGAATATCACCTTTGTTGTTGGGGTAACAGCACTTATAAACCCCTTAAAGGTAGAAAATGAAACAATTAGAAAGGAAATTCCTTTTACATTATTAGCGAGTGTGGCCCTCCTTATTTTAGTAAGTGATGTGACGCTTCAATCCTTAGAAGCTAATTTCATTACAAGAAGTGACGGATTAATATTCTTGTTATTTTTTGCAGTGTTTTTATATTACATTTTTGAGGTAGCGAGAAATAGTCGGGAAAAGATAAAAGAAGAAGCTTCAGTATCTAAAACAAGTCCACCTTCATGGGGGAAAAATAGTATTTACACAATAGGTGGCTTAGTAGCTATTATTATCGGGGGAGACTTGGTCGTTGATCATGCCACTGTTATTGCTTATTCATTTGGGATGAGTGAAACATTAGTCGGTTTAACGATTGTAGCGATTGGTACATCATTGCCTGAGTTAATAACTTCAATTACGGCTGCTATTAAAAAAGAAGGAGATATTGCACTTGGTAACATTGTTGGAAGTAATATTTTTAACATATTATTTGTCCTTGGTGCAGCCTCTGTTATTTCTCCATTAGCCGTGGATAGCAAGATATTTGTTGATCTTATCCTTATGATTGTCTTAACGCTTATTTTACTTGTGTTCTCAAGAACAAGCTTCAGAGTCGGCCGTCGTGAAGGGACATTTCTTGTAGTGGCATATATTCTCTATATGATTTATATCATAATTAGAAATTAA
- a CDS encoding DUF5634 family protein, which yields MEYTNRDDVVRELQHSFQPLMTKYGIEDIGVFEEQGQKDIYHMGYTIRKEGKTYMIHTPYLKNEEGQLAPGRDLWTVETDEANTDDVSGFDNLDDALRSI from the coding sequence ATGGAATATACTAATCGAGACGATGTAGTTAGAGAGTTACAGCATTCTTTTCAGCCTCTTATGACTAAATATGGGATAGAGGATATTGGTGTGTTTGAAGAGCAAGGACAGAAAGATATTTATCATATGGGCTACACAATACGAAAAGAAGGAAAAACGTATATGATACATACCCCGTATCTTAAGAACGAAGAAGGACAATTAGCTCCTGGTAGAGATCTCTGGACTGTTGAAACAGATGAGGCAAACACTGACGATGTTAGCGGGTTTGATAATTTAGATGACGCTTTACGTTCAATTTAG
- a CDS encoding uracil-DNA glycosylase family protein: protein MESKLQSFLPVIQSSNLIKPLKKQDLLTTSFLIDHDRDNELTMYYSPHNEYINHQAKIVIIGITPGWTQMKAAFEQVIDCLPISESSTLEQTLKKAKIAASFSGAMRKNLINMLDHCGIQNVFQIKSSSYLFSKNRDFLHTTSIIKYPVFYQGRNYTGHRPKINHSSLLTSYAYEMFPKELSQIKAPALVIPLGKMVEEVLKNLIKNNKLNDHIYLFNFPHPSGANGHRIKQFTENKQSFISTVLEWATLFS, encoded by the coding sequence ATGGAATCCAAGCTACAATCCTTCTTACCTGTTATCCAATCATCAAATCTTATTAAACCACTAAAAAAACAAGATTTATTAACAACGTCATTTTTGATTGATCACGACCGAGATAACGAGTTGACCATGTACTATTCACCACATAATGAATACATCAACCATCAAGCTAAGATTGTCATAATAGGAATTACACCAGGTTGGACTCAAATGAAGGCAGCCTTTGAACAAGTTATTGACTGCTTACCTATTTCAGAGTCTTCCACACTCGAACAGACACTAAAAAAAGCTAAAATAGCTGCAAGCTTTTCAGGAGCTATGAGGAAGAATTTAATCAACATGCTCGATCATTGTGGAATTCAAAATGTTTTTCAAATAAAAAGCTCTTCTTATTTGTTTAGCAAAAATCGCGACTTTCTCCATACAACATCAATCATAAAATACCCTGTTTTCTATCAAGGGAGAAACTATACTGGACATCGACCCAAAATTAACCATTCTTCACTATTAACTTCTTACGCATATGAAATGTTTCCCAAGGAGCTATCACAGATAAAAGCACCTGCATTAGTCATTCCCTTAGGCAAAATGGTGGAAGAGGTTTTGAAAAACCTAATAAAAAATAATAAGCTTAATGATCATATTTATTTATTTAATTTTCCCCATCCATCTGGTGCAAATGGACATAGAATAAAACAATTCACAGAAAACAAGCAATCTTTTATATCAACTGTGTTGGAATGGGCAACTCTTTTTTCTTAA
- a CDS encoding flavodoxin family protein: MKALYLNTSLKKSNQESNTSALMKESRYWLENKGVTTEELRLADYQIAYGMESDMGEGDQWPEVLEKVKEANIVVIGTPIWLGEKSSIATLLMERLYASSMEKNDKGQSIFYNKIGGAVVTGNEDGAKESAKSLLYGLQHIGFTVPPNVDAYWVGEAGPGPSYIEEGRGNDFTNGKVKTLSYNLVHFAKLLVNHPIPAEGNTL, from the coding sequence ATGAAAGCATTGTATTTAAATACATCATTAAAAAAGAGTAATCAGGAATCTAACACAAGTGCACTTATGAAAGAGTCAAGATATTGGTTGGAAAATAAAGGTGTTACAACCGAGGAATTAAGATTAGCAGATTATCAGATTGCATACGGTATGGAATCCGATATGGGTGAGGGAGACCAATGGCCTGAGGTATTAGAAAAAGTAAAAGAAGCAAATATTGTTGTCATTGGGACACCGATTTGGTTAGGTGAAAAAAGTAGTATTGCCACTTTATTAATGGAAAGATTATATGCTTCAAGTATGGAAAAAAATGATAAAGGGCAGAGTATTTTTTATAATAAAATTGGTGGAGCAGTTGTAACGGGAAATGAGGATGGTGCAAAGGAGTCTGCAAAATCACTTCTGTACGGACTTCAGCACATTGGTTTTACTGTTCCGCCAAATGTTGACGCCTATTGGGTAGGAGAGGCAGGTCCAGGTCCCTCATATATAGAAGAAGGAAGAGGTAATGACTTCACGAACGGAAAGGTCAAAACATTATCTTATAACCTTGTTCATTTTGCAAAGCTACTAGTGAATCATCCTATTCCAGCTGAGGGTAATACACTATAA
- a CDS encoding nitrate- and nitrite sensing domain-containing protein: MKKLLTPAIALLNRFSFSKKFLLLFVIIFSIVGVLVGSVVVKINSELSFVKQEQVGTKVLSELYPLIQLTQQHRGLTVNVISGDQSAESKLQEVRGKITTQMDSFQAALSKETSMEKVSDDVKGVVQEWEKTKDTTLTMSVGDSVAQHNQLISLMLQMLLDIADETNLTLDSDLVNNHMNNLLVQTLPQITEFMGKSRAVGVGVATKQTMTEDERIQLIYLMRMMDEYIITADRTYQRIFELDPSIKDSMGPYVTESITNAKEIVEIINKDILEASKITIEPNVYFEKTTMTINKIYELLSYQTDGLDKVLDEKVISLSTERFVTIGAAIFVLLILIYLVTGFYFGIKDSVRKIQHATNKIAHKDLSATLDITSKDEFGMISTSLNSMIVAVREVIQNSQQVSQEVASASQELLSITEETTQATNTITSSVEEVAMIVEQQSTHLRIMLN, translated from the coding sequence ATGAAGAAATTACTGACACCTGCTATTGCCTTATTAAATCGATTTTCATTCTCAAAAAAGTTCCTACTACTGTTTGTTATTATCTTCTCGATAGTAGGCGTATTAGTTGGAAGTGTGGTTGTGAAAATTAATAGTGAGCTCTCATTCGTAAAACAAGAGCAAGTTGGTACCAAGGTGTTGTCGGAATTATATCCATTAATTCAACTAACACAGCAGCATAGGGGATTAACAGTTAATGTGATCTCAGGAGATCAATCAGCAGAGTCCAAGCTACAAGAGGTTCGAGGGAAAATCACAACACAAATGGATTCTTTTCAAGCAGCTTTGTCTAAAGAAACTTCTATGGAAAAAGTAAGTGATGATGTTAAAGGTGTTGTTCAAGAATGGGAAAAAACTAAAGATACAACACTTACTATGAGTGTTGGAGATTCAGTTGCACAGCACAATCAGTTGATTTCATTAATGCTCCAAATGCTTCTGGATATTGCAGACGAAACAAATCTTACTCTGGATTCAGATCTTGTTAATAACCATATGAATAATTTATTAGTTCAAACTCTACCACAAATAACAGAATTCATGGGGAAATCAAGGGCTGTTGGAGTTGGAGTTGCAACTAAGCAAACGATGACAGAGGATGAGCGAATTCAACTAATTTATTTAATGAGGATGATGGATGAATACATCATTACAGCAGACAGGACTTATCAAAGAATCTTTGAACTAGATCCTTCCATAAAAGACTCAATGGGACCGTATGTAACAGAGTCAATTACAAATGCAAAAGAAATTGTTGAGATTATTAATAAAGATATACTAGAAGCATCAAAGATTACAATAGAACCGAATGTTTATTTTGAAAAAACAACGATGACGATTAATAAGATTTATGAGTTATTATCGTATCAAACTGATGGATTAGATAAAGTTTTAGATGAAAAAGTAATTTCACTTAGTACTGAGCGTTTCGTGACAATTGGTGCGGCAATCTTTGTGTTACTTATCCTAATTTACTTAGTTACTGGTTTTTATTTTGGAATAAAAGATTCGGTGCGAAAAATACAGCATGCGACAAACAAAATTGCTCACAAGGATTTGTCTGCAACACTTGATATTACCTCAAAAGATGAATTTGGGATGATTTCAACTTCTCTAAATTCAATGATTGTTGCTGTAAGAGAAGTTATTCAGAATAGCCAGCAGGTTTCTCAAGAAGTTGCCTCAGCAAGTCAAGAGCTGCTTTCTATAACAGAGGAAACAACTCAGGCGACAAATACAATTACATCTTCTGTTGAAGAAGTTGCGATGATTGTTGAGCAGCAGTCCACTCATCTAAGGATAATGTTGAATTAG
- a CDS encoding methyl-accepting chemotaxis protein, which produces MVTSEVSSSSTTSAEEAEKGNRNVNETITQMKVIQDAVKRTSDVIQRLGERSNEIGSILDAITSIAQQTNLLSLNAAIEAARAGEHGKGFAVVAGEVKKLADESSQSANKIRQIISEIQADTKDTMGAMESVAAETNEGMNLVELTGTSFSHIFESTKKVAKEIEEIANSANGMLNRVDQLSSSIRESAKQTEITEESTQMVAASTEEQLASMEEITSSANELSTRAQHLHDIVEEFKL; this is translated from the coding sequence ATTGTTACATCTGAAGTATCATCTTCCTCTACTACTTCAGCGGAAGAAGCAGAAAAAGGGAATCGTAATGTAAATGAGACGATTACACAGATGAAGGTCATTCAAGACGCAGTAAAAAGAACGTCTGATGTTATTCAGAGATTGGGAGAAAGATCAAATGAAATTGGTTCCATTTTAGACGCGATTACATCAATTGCCCAACAAACAAATCTATTAAGCTTAAATGCAGCAATTGAAGCAGCCAGAGCTGGGGAACATGGAAAAGGATTTGCGGTGGTTGCAGGAGAAGTGAAAAAACTAGCAGATGAATCATCACAATCTGCAAATAAAATCCGTCAAATTATTAGTGAAATACAAGCTGATACAAAGGATACCATGGGAGCAATGGAAAGTGTGGCTGCAGAAACAAATGAAGGAATGAACTTAGTAGAATTAACTGGTACTTCATTCTCGCATATCTTTGAAAGTACAAAAAAGGTAGCAAAAGAGATCGAAGAAATAGCAAATTCAGCAAACGGGATGCTAAACAGGGTAGATCAATTATCTTCATCAATACGAGAGTCAGCGAAACAAACAGAAATAACAGAAGAGAGTACACAAATGGTAGCTGCATCTACAGAAGAGCAGCTAGCATCAATGGAGGAAATTACTTCCTCAGCTAATGAATTAAGTACAAGAGCTCAACATTTACATGATATTGTTGAGGAATTTAAATTATAA
- a CDS encoding TetR/AcrR family transcriptional regulator: MSPRKSVDKELSREMILDVARILFVKDGYEHVSMRKIAKELGYSHGALYYHFKNKAELFYALVADGFFLLDQKLEEVMAKELSKEDKLKEVFLAYIHFGITNPSHYETMFLTKDQELKSFLQEEPNNSFENFAQAVHSLVNTKITPKDIYSIFLSLHGFVTHFIFKGQEYEDSKDLAESHIQLILRSIES, translated from the coding sequence ATGTCACCTAGAAAATCAGTGGATAAAGAATTATCAAGAGAAATGATCCTAGACGTAGCCAGAATTCTTTTCGTAAAAGATGGATATGAACATGTTTCAATGAGAAAGATTGCAAAAGAACTTGGGTATAGCCATGGAGCACTTTATTATCATTTTAAAAACAAGGCAGAGTTATTTTATGCACTAGTCGCGGATGGTTTTTTCTTGTTAGATCAAAAGTTAGAAGAAGTCATGGCAAAGGAGCTTTCAAAAGAAGATAAACTAAAAGAAGTATTTCTAGCTTATATTCACTTTGGAATAACCAATCCGAGTCATTATGAAACGATGTTTCTTACAAAAGACCAAGAATTAAAGAGCTTTTTACAAGAAGAGCCTAATAACAGTTTTGAAAACTTTGCACAGGCAGTTCATTCTTTAGTGAACACAAAAATTACACCGAAGGATATTTATTCAATCTTTTTGTCTCTCCACGGCTTTGTTACACATTTCATTTTTAAGGGTCAGGAATATGAGGATAGTAAAGATCTTGCAGAATCGCATATCCAATTAATTTTGCGTTCGATAGAGTCATAA
- a CDS encoding SDR family NAD(P)-dependent oxidoreductase produces MKKALVLGASGGMGSAITFELISRGIKVIAFARNIKKLKALYEGNNLVEIKEGDVFNYSQLKDAAKGAECIYHAVNLPYQEWQTKQEPMINNILQVSENVGAKLAVVDNIYSYAESTGEKASEEYEKNPQTKKGKIRLKIGKKVMDSKVQAFIAHFPDFYGPYAESTVLHYFLQSIIDHKKAMFVGDKKVPREYIYTPDGAKALVELSLHEKAYGQCWNIPGTGVITGEEIIKIIQGITGYSRKVSTVTKNMVRFIGIFDPSMKEYVEMYDLTQKPLILNGEKLECLIGPIQKTSYKEGLEGTLNTMKEKGLITI; encoded by the coding sequence ATGAAAAAAGCATTAGTACTTGGTGCATCTGGTGGTATGGGGAGTGCTATTACATTTGAGTTAATCTCTCGGGGAATTAAAGTAATTGCTTTTGCTCGGAATATAAAAAAGCTAAAAGCATTATATGAAGGAAACAACCTTGTAGAAATCAAAGAGGGAGATGTTTTTAACTATTCTCAATTAAAGGATGCAGCAAAGGGTGCAGAGTGTATTTATCATGCAGTAAATTTACCTTATCAGGAGTGGCAAACAAAACAAGAACCGATGATAAACAATATTTTACAAGTGTCAGAGAATGTTGGGGCTAAACTTGCAGTTGTTGACAATATTTACTCTTATGCTGAAAGTACAGGAGAAAAAGCATCTGAGGAGTATGAGAAAAATCCACAAACGAAAAAAGGGAAAATTCGTTTGAAAATTGGGAAGAAGGTAATGGACTCAAAGGTTCAAGCATTTATAGCGCATTTTCCTGATTTTTATGGACCATATGCTGAAAGTACAGTTCTCCACTATTTCCTTCAGTCAATAATCGATCATAAAAAGGCAATGTTTGTTGGGGATAAAAAAGTACCAAGAGAGTATATTTATACTCCAGATGGAGCGAAAGCACTGGTAGAGCTTTCTTTACATGAAAAAGCTTACGGACAATGCTGGAATATTCCTGGTACAGGAGTGATAACAGGTGAAGAAATCATTAAGATCATACAGGGAATAACAGGCTATTCAAGGAAGGTTTCAACAGTAACAAAAAATATGGTGCGTTTTATCGGGATTTTTGACCCTAGCATGAAAGAGTATGTAGAGATGTATGATCTGACTCAAAAACCGCTAATTTTAAATGGAGAAAAATTAGAATGTTTAATAGGACCAATTCAAAAAACCTCTTATAAAGAGGGTTTAGAAGGAACATTAAATACCATGAAGGAAAAAGGTCTAATTACTATATAA
- a CDS encoding PAS domain S-box protein, protein MNKIGQISLVMISILYTGIEKILYNEAFFSLDFFVFTIIAWVCGRQYDVARYYTKKARASEESYKQLIDSLPESIIIHQNQKIIYINNAAAQMVGAKIKTDVIGKSLFDFITPRYQERVYERMKLINKEKQPLSNIEYEVQRLDGVRFFFDGTSMSITFGERDAVLTIGKDITEKKEHTERLLLKSEKLALLGQMAAGIAHEIRNPLTSIKGFIQLFKSNQLEETYYNIVLS, encoded by the coding sequence ATGAATAAGATTGGGCAAATTTCTCTAGTAATGATATCAATATTGTATACAGGAATTGAAAAGATTTTATACAATGAGGCATTTTTTTCATTGGATTTTTTCGTTTTTACTATTATTGCCTGGGTATGTGGAAGGCAATATGATGTAGCAAGATATTATACAAAAAAGGCACGTGCAAGTGAAGAGAGTTATAAACAATTGATTGACTCTTTACCTGAATCTATTATTATTCATCAAAACCAAAAGATTATCTATATAAACAATGCAGCTGCTCAGATGGTAGGAGCTAAAATTAAAACTGATGTTATTGGTAAATCCCTTTTTGACTTCATCACACCCAGATATCAGGAACGTGTATATGAGCGTATGAAATTGATTAATAAAGAAAAACAGCCATTAAGTAATATTGAATATGAAGTTCAACGTTTAGATGGAGTGAGGTTTTTCTTTGATGGTACATCTATGTCGATCACATTTGGTGAAAGAGATGCAGTGTTGACGATTGGAAAAGATATTACGGAGAAAAAAGAACATACAGAACGCTTGCTATTAAAATCAGAAAAGCTTGCCTTACTAGGTCAAATGGCTGCAGGAATTGCCCATGAGATAAGAAATCCCCTTACATCAATAAAGGGGTTTATTCAGTTATTTAAATCAAATCAGTTAGAAGAAACGTATTATAATATTGTTTTATCTTGA
- a CDS encoding ATP-binding protein, translated as MFYLDRINSIVGEFLVLAKPSASIFVEKDIKELIKDVITLMNTQSIINNIQIFSEFDPDLPKICCEEAQLKQVFLNLFKNAIEAMPNGGQIELKVKLIEAGTISVQLIDQGVGISPERLPTLGEPFYTTKEKGTGLGLMTCYKIIESHKGGMTIQSEVNKGTTIQLTLPTMTQSLLKREFV; from the coding sequence TTGTTTTATCTTGACCGAATCAATTCAATCGTTGGAGAGTTTCTTGTTCTTGCTAAACCAAGTGCTTCTATTTTTGTAGAAAAAGATATAAAAGAGTTAATAAAAGACGTTATAACATTAATGAACACTCAATCAATTATCAATAACATTCAAATCTTTTCAGAGTTTGATCCTGATCTACCTAAGATATGCTGTGAAGAAGCTCAACTAAAGCAGGTATTTCTAAATTTATTTAAAAATGCAATTGAAGCGATGCCAAATGGAGGTCAAATTGAATTAAAAGTTAAGCTGATAGAAGCTGGAACAATATCTGTTCAACTTATTGATCAGGGGGTAGGTATTTCACCAGAAAGATTACCGACCCTTGGTGAGCCCTTTTATACCACGAAGGAAAAGGGCACAGGTTTGGGACTAATGACTTGTTATAAGATTATAGAATCACATAAAGGCGGTATGACTATTCAAAGTGAAGTGAATAAGGGCACAACCATTCAACTTACTTTACCGACTATGACTCAGTCCTTATTAAAAAGGGAATTTGTATAG
- a CDS encoding YpiB family protein, producing MNWISTSKKDEFLKWFLNNHQLKNKEARRLIEYIQKNHHILKNLSFTDYVHSKDRTIVVSSINSDESGFLFYTNGHKTEDVSRAFGSLMSSPSEKVYLILHYFGKHSDHRYTQLVETHRIHSIKQYEQSEKDAKATDSVVEIALLKSRINKALDDRDEELFHELVNQLKEIQK from the coding sequence ATGAACTGGATCTCAACTAGTAAGAAAGACGAATTTCTAAAATGGTTTTTGAACAACCATCAGTTAAAAAATAAAGAAGCTCGGAGACTTATAGAATATATTCAGAAAAACCATCATATTCTTAAGAACTTATCTTTTACTGATTATGTTCATTCAAAAGACCGTACGATTGTTGTTTCAAGTATTAATTCTGATGAATCTGGGTTTCTCTTTTACACTAATGGTCATAAGACAGAAGATGTTTCACGGGCTTTTGGTTCACTAATGAGCAGCCCTTCTGAAAAAGTTTATCTCATCCTCCACTACTTTGGTAAACATTCTGATCACCGCTATACACAGCTTGTTGAAACACATCGAATTCATTCTATTAAACAATACGAACAATCAGAAAAAGATGCAAAAGCAACAGATTCAGTTGTTGAAATTGCTTTATTGAAAAGCAGGATCAATAAGGCATTGGATGACCGAGACGAAGAACTGTTTCATGAGTTGGTTAATCAATTAAAAGAAATTCAGAAATAA
- a CDS encoding class I SAM-dependent methyltransferase, which produces MEEKDYEHLLNICTSGDQKGFHKSFHYHRYEPTPYNGLKQLFSQYQLQSNDRIVDFGCGKGRLPFYVHYLFGSSVAGVEMNKDFYEMAVKNRSCYFKKTKKNGNNIIFHNCLAEHYPVKQADNIFYFFNPFSIQIFMKVMNNIMYSFEKCERHLELILYYAAEEYIYYLENQTAFSLKQEIKINGLYELNQNERFLIYEL; this is translated from the coding sequence ATGGAAGAGAAGGATTATGAACACTTGCTTAATATTTGTACGTCAGGAGATCAGAAGGGGTTTCACAAGTCCTTTCATTATCATCGTTATGAACCTACTCCTTATAATGGATTAAAGCAGTTATTTTCTCAATATCAGTTGCAAAGTAATGACCGAATCGTTGACTTTGGATGCGGTAAGGGCAGGTTGCCATTTTACGTTCACTACTTATTTGGGTCTTCTGTAGCCGGAGTCGAGATGAACAAGGACTTTTATGAAATGGCAGTAAAAAATCGTTCCTGTTATTTTAAAAAAACGAAAAAGAATGGTAACAATATTATTTTTCACAATTGCCTTGCCGAACACTACCCAGTTAAACAGGCTGACAATATTTTTTATTTTTTTAATCCATTCTCTATTCAAATCTTTATGAAGGTTATGAATAACATTATGTACTCCTTTGAGAAATGTGAACGACACCTTGAGTTGATCTTATATTATGCGGCTGAAGAATACATTTATTACTTAGAAAATCAGACTGCTTTTTCCCTTAAACAAGAGATTAAGATCAATGGACTATATGAACTAAATCAGAATGAGAGATTTTTAATATATGAACTGTAA
- a CDS encoding aromatic acid exporter family protein, whose translation MDTIRKAKYLVGGRIIKTGIAVFLTVMICEWLNWPAMFAAITAIITIEPTAANSIKKAFVRFPAAAIGAAYSIAFNVVLGDHSYTYALVAIATIMTCHKLRLNEGTLVATLTGVAMISTVHDHFIASFFIRLGATSIGLLVSTLVNLFVMSPNYSPAILNKIRNLFLETGDFIESRGLELVDLHSKTNRNESRSWFQKLMKNIEAIEVLCRYQKEEWKYHRFSRQDMRTFHYEYKKLNILRQILYHAGNLLTNSNQKVKVSEKNKDLVVAIVCSIKDILHHPQYEIETSHFEKINRVTELFWDRKPDHYDSHHCFAPETVIF comes from the coding sequence ATGGATACCATTAGAAAAGCAAAGTATTTGGTTGGCGGAAGGATCATCAAAACAGGAATAGCAGTTTTTCTGACTGTTATGATATGTGAATGGTTAAATTGGCCGGCAATGTTTGCTGCCATTACGGCTATAATTACAATTGAACCAACTGCCGCTAATTCAATAAAAAAAGCATTTGTACGTTTTCCAGCAGCAGCGATAGGAGCGGCATATTCAATTGCATTTAATGTTGTGCTTGGGGATCACTCATATACTTATGCATTAGTAGCAATAGCAACAATTATGACATGTCATAAGCTACGTTTAAACGAGGGAACACTTGTAGCAACTCTTACAGGTGTCGCGATGATCTCAACAGTCCATGATCACTTTATTGCTTCTTTTTTCATTAGATTAGGTGCAACAAGCATTGGTTTGCTCGTTTCTACATTAGTAAACCTGTTTGTTATGAGTCCAAATTATTCTCCAGCCATTCTTAATAAAATACGTAATCTCTTTTTAGAAACAGGAGATTTTATTGAAAGTCGTGGATTAGAGTTAGTGGACTTACATTCGAAAACAAATAGGAATGAGTCGAGAAGTTGGTTTCAAAAATTAATGAAGAATATTGAAGCAATTGAGGTGCTTTGTCGCTATCAAAAGGAAGAATGGAAATATCACCGTTTTAGCCGTCAGGATATGAGAACGTTTCATTATGAGTATAAAAAGCTAAATATTCTACGGCAAATCCTTTACCACGCAGGAAACTTACTTACGAATTCAAATCAAAAGGTTAAGGTAAGTGAAAAAAATAAAGATCTTGTGGTAGCAATCGTTTGCTCAATAAAGGATATTCTTCATCATCCACAATATGAAATAGAGACCTCACATTTTGAGAAAATAAATCGGGTCACAGAGTTATTTTGGGATAGGAAACCTGATCATTATGATAGTCATCATTGTTTTGCGCCGGAAACTGTTATTTTTTAG
- the mutM gene encoding bifunctional DNA-formamidopyrimidine glycosylase/DNA-(apurinic or apyrimidinic site) lyase, translating to MPELPEMENYKRIFDQKLVGRTIEAVEVTREKSINKPVLEFVDAVQGKTLVAVERRAKHLIFKLNSGENLLLHLMLGGLMYIGSDQDSPDRTKQVTISFGNDLLFFIGLRLGYLHLLSNEELEKDFHDLGPEPLSPDFTLEAFDQSIQKKRGALKTTLVNQSFIAGIGNLYSDEICFEAKLLPSRKGNELSVQERSALFHAIQTILNRGLTYGGYIDMPVFKTDNLTGSYDHHCYVYNREGEPCPRCQSSIIRDEISSRKTFYCVQCQK from the coding sequence TTGCCTGAGTTACCTGAAATGGAAAATTATAAACGTATTTTTGACCAAAAGCTTGTTGGTAGAACAATTGAAGCGGTTGAAGTTACAAGAGAGAAATCAATCAATAAGCCTGTTTTAGAATTTGTTGATGCTGTTCAGGGGAAAACATTAGTAGCAGTGGAACGACGGGCAAAGCATTTGATATTCAAGCTGAATTCTGGAGAAAATCTATTATTACATTTGATGCTTGGAGGTCTCATGTACATTGGAAGTGACCAGGATAGTCCAGATCGCACAAAGCAGGTCACCATTTCTTTCGGAAATGATTTATTATTTTTTATCGGGCTGCGTTTAGGATATCTTCATCTATTATCAAACGAAGAATTGGAAAAGGATTTTCATGATTTGGGACCTGAGCCACTTAGTCCAGACTTCACGCTTGAAGCTTTTGATCAAAGTATACAGAAGAAAAGAGGTGCTTTAAAAACAACCTTAGTCAATCAAAGTTTCATTGCAGGTATTGGAAATCTTTATTCCGATGAAATTTGCTTTGAAGCGAAGCTGTTACCATCTAGAAAAGGAAATGAGCTATCAGTACAGGAACGCTCTGCACTTTTTCATGCCATACAAACAATTTTAAATAGAGGTCTTACGTATGGTGGATATATTGATATGCCTGTATTTAAAACAGACAATTTAACAGGAAGTTATGATCATCACTGTTACGTCTATAATAGAGAAGGGGAGCCTTGCCCTAGATGTCAATCTTCTATCATTCGAGATGAGATATCATCAAGAAAAACGTTCTACTGCGTACAATGCCAAAAATAG